The genome window CACTTTCCGCCGGGCCAACCCCAATGATCCAGAATCGCGGGCTCTAGCTCATCCCACGGGATACGCTCGACCATGAGTCTCCGCCGATTCGTCGTCGCTGTTCTTCGGGCTCAGGTGGTGCTCGCGAATCGTCATGATCAACGGAGTCAGATGCATCAGCAGCGGCACGATCTTGCCAAGTCCCATCGTCTGTTCAAGGTACTTGCGCGCCCGCGCAGACGATGCCGCTAATTCCGCAATGTCGTTCGCGATCAGAGAGCTGGTCTCATTCAGCGCGCCACCACACACCGGGTCCCGCGTAGACCACAGCATCGCAATCATCTTCAGCATTGCGTCTAATTCTTCGCCGAGTTCACGGGCGAACGCTTGCTGCTTCTGCTTATTCGTACTTCCGCGCGGCCTGCCGCGCTTACGCGGCTTGTCTCCCGGTGTCGGTTCCTGCGCCGCATTCAGGCTGTCGTCAACAGTAGTGATGGACAGATCAGGCATGAGATTTGCACCCCTCGAAAAAAACGGATTCGATGCTAGCCTGAGTATATGCAAATACCGCCCGAGTGCGGGCGCTCGATAATCGCGTTCACGAAAGGGGCTGTTCATGCCTGAAAAGAAGCGTCGACTCAGCGACAAAGAGCGTGAAAAGTTGCTTGCGCTGTTGGCCGAAGACGAGGATGAAGGCGTTGAAGAAACCACCGAAGAAAACGAGGCTGAAGCGTCCGCGGGAACCAATCAGGTTATTGTCTTTGCTGGATCTCCCGACGAGTTTATCCGGCATTTCGGCCCCGCGTCGCCTGCTGATGCGAATATGGCTGAAAAGGGCGATGAAGAGGAAGATAAGGGCGATGGCGGCCAACAGGAGGAACCGGAGTCAGCCGACGAGCCCACTCCCAAGTCCCGAAGCCGATACTTCCGGAAGTAGCCACGATGGCCAACATCGTTGAAACCATCACCAGCGTTGCCCAGCAACACGGCGTTGATCCGATTTTGGCGCTGGCGACCGCATACCAGGAATCGAAGCTGAATCCGCGTGCGGTTGGCGATAACGGGACGTCGTTCGGGTTGTATCAGCTGCACCGGGGTGGCCAGTTGGGAAACCATACCCCGGAATGGGCGTTCAATCCTGCCAACAATGCCAATCAGGCGTTGTCGGTGATGGCCGATGTTGCCCGCGATCACCCCACGTGGTCGCCGGGACAGATCGCGGCAGCCTCGCAGCGACCGGCGAACAAGGCGGCGTATGCGACCAACGTCAACAACTGGTACCGGCAGATCAAATCCGGTCAGCTCAAGCTCAATGGCGGTCCGCAGGCACCGCCGCCGACCGGCCAGCCACCGCCGCCAGGCGCCACACCCGCCGGTTTCGGAACGGGTTCCATGTTGGGGCTTCCCGATCCGTTGGGCGGTGCCGCGTTCACCGCCTTGGGGAAGGTGCTCGGCTGGGCGAACCTGCCCAACCTGTTCATCCGCATCTTCTGCGGGTTCCTTGGCGTCGGGTTCATCGCCGCTGGCGTGTTTTTCTTTGTCACAGAAGGGAAATCATCGTGAGAGTCAAGATCGAAGCGGGGCGGGAGATCGACATTGCCACCCCTGACGAGATCGGCGGCATCGTCGCCGACGCGATCAGCCTGCGTCACCAGATGCTCATGCGGGCACCGGAGTACGCCACGGTGCGAGCCTCCACGGTCACGCTGCCCGGATACAGCGGGCGAACCCTGACGACCGGCACAGCGCCGATCGGGCCGCGCCCTGGTCGCATCTGGGACATCAGGCGTATCAGCGTGCATGGCGGCTGGGTCAGCCTGCATACCGACGACGCGTCTCCCTCTGCCTACGTCGGCCAGGTGGGCGGGC of Saccharopolyspora erythraea contains these proteins:
- a CDS encoding transglycosylase SLT domain-containing protein; translated protein: MANIVETITSVAQQHGVDPILALATAYQESKLNPRAVGDNGTSFGLYQLHRGGQLGNHTPEWAFNPANNANQALSVMADVARDHPTWSPGQIAAASQRPANKAAYATNVNNWYRQIKSGQLKLNGGPQAPPPTGQPPPPGATPAGFGTGSMLGLPDPLGGAAFTALGKVLGWANLPNLFIRIFCGFLGVGFIAAGVFFFVTEGKSS